Proteins encoded together in one Onychomys torridus chromosome 1, mOncTor1.1, whole genome shotgun sequence window:
- the LOC118574279 gene encoding olfactory receptor 1440 → MTGGKNSTAITKFIFVGFSDFPKLKLVLFVVFLGIYLSTVVWNLSLIILIRIDPYLHTPMYFFLSNLSFLDFWYISSTTPKMLSGFFQKLKSISFLGCTMQYFFFSSLGLAECCLLAAMAYDRYAAICNPLLYTTIMSPSLCVQMVVGAYITGLFGSLIQLCAIFQLRFCGPNIINHFFCDLPQLLVLSCSETFPLQVLKFVIAVIFGVASVLVILTSYTYIVATVLKISSADGRAKAFNTCASHLTAVTLFFGSGLFVYMRPSSGSSQGYDKMASIFYTVLIPMLNPLIYSLRNKDIKDALKRCKKRCFSHCHC, encoded by the coding sequence ATGACTGGAGGGAAGAACAGTACAGCCATCACCAAGTTCATTTTTGTGGGATTCTCAGACTTCCCCAAGCTCAAGCTGGTTCTCTTTGTTGTCTTTCTGGGAATTTATCTCTCCACTGTTGTGTGGAACTTGAGCCTCATCATCTTGATCAGGATTGACCCTTATCTACACACACCTATGTACTTCTTCCTTAGCAATTTGTCATTTTTAGATTTCTGGTACATTTCCTCTACAACCCCTAAAATGCTCTCAGGATTCTTCCAGAAGCTGAAATCCATCTCCTTTTTGGGGTGCACCATGCAATACTTCTTCTTCTCAAGTCTGGGTCTGGCTGAGTGCTGTCTTCTGGCAGCCATGGCTTATGACCGGTATGCTGCCATTTGTAATCCTCTGCTCTACACAACCATCATGTCCCCTTCCCTCTGTGTGCAGATGGTGGTTGGAGCCTATATCACTGGTCTCTTTGGTTCATTGATACAACTGTGCGCTATATTTCAGCTGCGTTTCTGTGGGCCAAATATTATCAACCACTTCTTTTGTGACCTCCCTCAGTTATTAGTCCTCTCCTGCTCTGAAACTTTCCCCCTGCAAGTTCTGAAGTTTGTAATAGCAGTGATTTTTGGGGTGGCATCTGTCTTGGTCATCCTGACATCCTACACTTATATTGTTGCCACAGTCCTGAAGATCAGCTCAGCAGATGGCAGGGCCAAGGCTTTCAATACCTGTGCCTCTCACCTGACAGCAGTCACCCTCTTTTTTGGATCAGGACTCTTTGTCTATATGCGCCCCAGCTCTGGCAGTTCTCAGGGCTATGACAAGATGGCATCAATCTTCTATACAGTGCTGATTCCCATGTTGAACCCCCTGATTTACAGTCTCAGGAACAAGGACATTAAAGATGCTCTTAAGCGATGTAAGAAAAGGTGCTTTTCCCATTGCCACTGTTAA